Genomic window (Capsicum annuum cultivar UCD-10X-F1 chromosome 10, UCD10Xv1.1, whole genome shotgun sequence):
ttttatctctaaTGAAATACTTTTATAGCCATATACATCTCATGATGTATCTAATACTacaagtttcaaaaaaaatttctttcttaattaaatatttacatgTTTAGTCAAATTACGCTATATAAATTAACAATGAAagaattatatttatacaaatgaAGAAAATCATTTACTGAAATACATACTATATAGCAATAAATTTAGTCTTACCTATCAGATCGACATTTCTGAACTCCGTCAACATCTAGATTTGTAACTGACGTTGTCCTTCCACAGTTATTATACTATATGGTCCCTTGTGTAGTTTGTTACTAAAGTCTAGCTGTCCTTCCTCACGTTTTCCTATAGTACAATTCTTCGATGCACGCAACATGAAAAATGTGGTGATGTATAACGAATTCAaataatatagacataaaagatATTACGCTATCACTTATTACTGTAGTCTTACATGTTATAAAAGACTTGTTACCATTCCTTGCAACTTTTTATCAAACTACATATACTTGTTATAAAGATTACGTGTAATGCCGTAACTTTTTGAGTGATAAACTTTTATTATTTAGTTAAtgtatatatcaaaattaaaCTTCTATATTTTGCATATATCATAATATTAGTTCTAACTctatcttctttttttcattttttgtaatttttatgaCCTCTCAGGCAAATCATTGCTGAATATGGACAACAATTAGTGAATCTATGTGAAAGATTAACAAAGATTTTATCGATAAATCTAGGATTAAATGAGGATTATCTACACAAAAAGTTTGGTGGAGACAATGAAAGAGGTGCATGCTTAAGGGTAAATTTTTACCCAAAATGTCCCCAGCCGGATTTAACACTCGGCCTCTCTCCCCACTCTGATCCTGGTGGCCTGACCCTTGTCCTCCCTGACACCGACGTCACCGGCCTCCAAGTCCGTCGTGGCGATGACTGGATGACTGTTAAACCAGCTCCTAATGCTTTCATTGTCAACATCGGAGATCAGATTCAGGTAAATATAGCGTAAAAGAAATAATTCCTTTATCATTTTATAGTCTACCCTTTCATGAGAATGTTGGATGTGGAAACACTAATTCCCGATATGACTATCGACAGGTTACTCTATCTTTTCTCGTAACTTCAGCAACATATACACAAAAAGAAATCAGTGCAATATTCTGGTTATCATAAATACTCGATTAATTAAGCCCATGAGGTGATGGTGATGTAGAACTTAATTCGAGGAAGCGATAATGTTGGGTACTATGCAAATAAAAtcattagtaaaaaaaaaaaaaaaaaaaccaagttATATATGCATAGTGATACTCTAATTAAGCACGACCTTGTACCATGACAAAGGTAATTGCCTCATCTTAGTTTTTGCCATGTCTTAACTTTTTGATCATTtcattttgaatatggttttctAACTTTTTAGGTTGTACATTTTATAGGTATTAAGCAACGCAATATACAAGAGCGTAGAACATCGCGTGATCGTTAATTCAGCCAAAGAACGTGTCTCTTTAGCATTTTTCTACAATCCAGGAGGTAACATCCTCATCAAACCTGCAGATGAACTTGTGACGGAGGATCAGCCCGCGTTATATTCTCCGATGACGTTCAACGAGTATCGAGCTTGCATTAGAACAAAGGGACCTTGTGGAAAATCTCTAGTTGAATCACTTAAATCTCCAAGATAATTAAATTAGTGTAGTACCATTTATATAATTAGGAGGTCCATGTGTATTGGCAATATATGATGCAACGTTGCTTAAGTATTGCACATgcatttaatttgatatattttcaTGTTCCGTCTTTCATGCTTTTTGCCAAATCCAGTATTTTTATACTAAGAGAACTTCAATGTTATTTGCCCTTTGTCTCGATCTGCACATCTTCACTTACTTTTCGCTGAAATTTCATCTTATCACTGAAAACTTGGTACTACGACCTCCATACCAATTTATTATACgataatctttcttttttaatcagtctaagaaaattatatttttctatatttagtatTCGCACTGTTCTACTTTATATGTCATGATTtagactttaaaataaaaattatatatttgaaaacctatataaaaaatactataagtcataataattaacaactcaaaATATACTTAGGAAAAAAAAAGCACTACATTAGTTTTGGATGACAATACTTGTAATTCTCAACTCAACATGTAATAATCAATTATAGTTAAACCACGTGATAATTATCACTTGTGATAAGATTTATCCAATTTTTCTAAGAAAGAAATTATTACATATAATGTTGAACTTTGAAGACATGTTAGGACAGTCACTAGTCACTATTAACGTCTAGGAGTTTGAGTTGAAGTAATAGTTTGTATAGTTTGCAAGTCAAAGAATATCAAACTTATAGTATCTAATTTATTATGTGTGGTTGAAAATTAGGTACTACAACACAGCTATTTAGAGTTGTCAAGCCACTAAAGGTTGTACTGATAACAAATGTCTCACTCACTTTTGGcaacttcatttttttaaaaactaattttagcCCCTTTGGTCTAAACCAAACATATGGGCAATTGAATATTCCAACAAGTCCAACTATTTACCACGTGCTGAATTTTTgcatttagggtgtgtttggagtggcgacaaatatttttaaaaaaaatatatttttttcaattttttcattcgttacatagaaaaataagttacttcagaataaaaaaaataatttacttaataaaaatagaaaacaataatcataaataatattttattctttcaattaTCCTCCAAGACACCTTATCCCATCCTATCCCCATAGTCCCGCATCCAtcacccccctcccccccccccacatctatctattaatttatcaaacattgaaagataaataagaatattATTAGTGCATATGCTTAGATAAATAAGAATATTATTAGTGCATATGCTTAGATTCCCGAAAGTCTCAAtaatttgtatttctttttttttcaacttattaATTTGTACGACTTTGTTACAACTTACACCTAGCTTTCTTCTGGATACATGCATAGAAAAATAAGTGTTTGACTTTTCCACAAAGCAATTTGCTAGTCTTGTACTTTGATTTGTATTCATATTTCATGGAAAAACTCACATGAGATGAAAATTGAAATGCTGACTCTCAAATCAAATCATTATAAGACCAACTCAACATTCATTGTATTAAAACTGACATTGTCAAAGAGTTAACCCCGCACACATATATACGGAATAGAGTAGTTTAATATGATTCATACAAACGGTATGAATTATATTAAAACTGTAACGATAAATAGAAAATTTAAGCGAATAAAAGCATAAGCTGAAATTGGTGAACAATTATTAATCGATTTGGAAGACTTAATTGTTGAATGGCAAGTGACCATATACTGTCCAAATCTGTAAATTTGAGCATCTAAATTTAGTTAGTAAATAGAATATATAATGAATTACATTTTGAAGTTAGTGGATGCTACTTATAGTAATTCAGAAGGTCATAGCCACTGAATATTAACATTTACGTGGAATTAGAGATATTTAGTCATGACATATAGTATTCTATCTCGTAAATATAGGCATCAGAACCAACGATTGTAATTTGCACAGTGAATCATACTTATATTTatagaatttgattttttttctctaatatGTAATAATCTAAAATGTGTTTACCGACTTATTAACTATAAAATAATCAGTCTTATTCaggaaaaagaaattttttgatgCGTTGGAACTACATATTTCCTGCATTAAGTACTGCTTTactcatttgtattttttttattttgaaactatgGTGAGTTTCTTTTCGTTTTTTATATATTCGATAAGTCAAATAATTTCTATTCTAAAAGAATAGCAGAAAGAAGTTTGACACGTGTAAAtccaaatcaataaataaaaatagtgataAACATATTTTCCATACGATCTCTAAATTAAAATGAATCGACGTTGGACGAAGCTAAGAATTATAAAATTGAAATGTCAAATAAACTATGATCTTTACCTATCTGGTGCAAGTGTTGCTAGCTGACCAAGTAAACCAAATCAAAAGATAAATGATTgcttcattaaaaataaaaaaggtggtGCATGACTAACATAAAGTGAGAATTATCTATGAATGATATATCAAGAATATTGTCAGTaaattaggttttttttttttttttgtgagtaGTGCTATTTAGTATGAAAGGAAATGGCACGGACGGCAAGAATGAGGTAAAAAGACTTTAGGCttcaaaatatctatttttttcttcaaaagtaAAATGACtttgacttttattttatttgtttattgttcttctataaatcataattttactttacTCTAAACTACTCCTtaaattattacttttttattttatttttttcttatttattcttaGTTCTCTTATCTAATTTGAAATCTTTTAATCATCATATTTTAACgtgtattatatattattttttcctttcaatactTCTATCGATATATCTCTTTAGTTGTTACTTTATcgatttttaacttttttatttctttttcatttttttttaaattttaaatcctccATTATTCCATCTACAAAATTCCTCctataattttctttaagaaaaatgaatccaaataataaaaatatctaactaaaagaaataatgaatgaaatttttTGGATTGAAAATAATGATAGTTTACTTGCTAAATTAGTTTatttataaagtaattaataaataatgttATTACTTTTAAGGTTAAATTCCTTTTTGTATTGTTTACAAACTAAAGGAAAATCACCTTTAAATAACAATTCAATTCATGGTTATCAAGGTGACATTTCAAcagttaattaattaaatttgactTAAAAATTTTTGTGTAGAAATTTTATCTTAActccaaataatttatatgttgAGTATATATAAATTTGACAGAAAATTCAACTATATATAAAGATtaacttaataaataaaaattgtttGGGCCATCATATAATGTTATTCTAATAAATTGGTCAAAAATTTATAATCATTGGGTCACGAGTTCTAAACTAGAAAGCCAcgttaaaatataaatttattttagttaaattatattttattttttaagtattttttgtattgtttattattttatctaaaaaaaaattaagtagttcataaaaattgaactcagaaaaaaaaaattcaacccaatattttttaatcatttttcacTTCATCtcgtaaaaataaattttaaaaagaaaaaaccacaTGGCTTTGCAAATATAAGCTCCAAATTATCCTATTTAGTCTAAATTTCAAATAATTACAATCTATTGTCTCTCTCTTGCCAATTAAATACATTCACAAActctattctttatttttctccctgaattttctcactttttctatcttttatttctctttcttttccatttttttgcttctactttttttttcgcttattttttccttttcattttttccacattttttatattttctttttttcttttccattttttcatattttcttatttttgtttcttttttctttgcaagcttatttgaattttttttcgttttgtcttctttctttttttggttatttttttccttccttttttttttttttttttagtattttctttttgattgttgttgttgtattttatattttatatattttatattatttgtatcatactatatattttatataaatctaTTATTTGTATTGAATAGTTTAACCTTGAATATGTAcagattataatttttatttgtatacaaataaatatgtggattaattgtatttgtttgagtctaaaatatacaaatgCTCAATATATCAATCAGTACAAATGTATGACTAGTATTTGTAAGTTAAATTTAtcctttgtatttatatataaacaagtatcatttgtatgcatatggtttaaattgtataaacatattatttaatacaaatgcaatattttgatttgtataatttattattttatatttgtactatTCAATTCGTATCGATAAAATATAATTCGTactatcaatgaatataaatacaagtgttcctataaagaaaaataataaattatttttaattatttaaaaatacgaATGATCCAACCAACTATAAATTCTAATACAagcaaacaaaataaataaaattacaaatgcAAATACAATATGCGGTCAAAA
Coding sequences:
- the LOC107844833 gene encoding jasmonate-induced oxygenase 3 isoform X1; protein product: MSRMESWPEPIIRVQELSESGIKEIPEHFVKLPADRPCFIETTSHVDNIPLIDLENLKSFDESIRVETMELISKACREWGFFQVVNHGVSHELVAYVRGVWREFFHLPLEEKHKLANSPVTYEGYGSRLGVVKGAKLDWCDYFFLHYLPQLLKDEDKWPNLPISCRQIIAEYGQQLVNLCERLTKILSINLGLNEDYLHKKFGGDNERGACLRVNFYPKCPQPDLTLGLSPHSDPGGLTLVLPDTDVTGLQVRRGDDWMTVKPAPNAFIVNIGDQIQVLSNAIYKSVEHRVIVNSAKERVSLAFFYNPGGNILIKPADELVTEDQPALYSPMTFNEYRACIRTKGPCGKSLVESLKSPR